AACAGTCAGCTACGCCATCACTGTCGGAATCAAACCCTTCATCGATTTCACCGTCGCCGTCGTTATCTAATCCGTCACATTCTTCGGTGTCATTGCAGTCTGGTTTACCGTCCCCATCACTATCGGCACTATCATCCCCTCCGTCACAAACGTCGTAACAGTCAGCTACGCCATCACTGTCGGAATCAAACCCTTCATCGATTTCACCGTCACCGTCGTTATCTAATCCGTCACATTCTTCGGTGTCATTGCAGTCTGGTATGCCATCTCCATCAGTATCCATAGTGTCATCGCAATCATCACAATGGTCTGGTTTGCCGTCCCCATCACTATCGGCACTATCATCCCCTCCGTCACAAACGTCGTAACAGTCAGCTACGCCATCACTGTCGGAATCAAACCCTTCATCGATTTCACCGTCACCGTCGTTATCTAATCCGTCACATTCTTCGGTGTCATTGCAGTCTGGTATGCCATCTCCATCAGTATCCATAGTGTCATCGCAATCGTCACAATGGTCTGGTTTGCCGTCCCCATCACTATCGGCACTATCATCCCCTCCGTCACAAACGTCGTAACAGTCAGCTACGCCATCACTGTCGGAATCAAACCCTTCATCGATTTCACCGTCACCGTCGTTATCTAATCCGTCACATTCTTCGGTGTCATTGCAGTCTGGTATGCCATCTCCATCAGTATCCATAGTGTCATCGCAATCATCACAATGGTCCGGAGTACCGTCACCATCACTGTCGGCAGTATCATCTCCACCATCACAGGTGTCGTAACAGTCAGCTACGCCATCACTGTCGGAATCAAAACCTTCATCAATGTGACCATCAAGGTCGTTATCTATACCGTCACATACTTCTTCGCTGCCATCTACAGGGTCTTCATTACATTTTATGTGGAAATTAAAATCAATTTTCCACCTGTATTTGTCGCTTAGTGGTCCCATCCAGGCCCATCCTGCTATACCTTCAGCGGCTGTATCCGTATCATATAGTGCGCCTCCAGGGCCTACGTGAACTCCAAGGTTAGGTGTACTTGCATCATTAGGGTCTGGTCTTTGGTGTACTTTGTACGTGCCCTCTTCAAGACAATTACCTCCTGTTGTAGTAATACTACTTTTTGTAGCATCTATAACATAATAGCGAAGATTCTCTTTTACCAATGCTCCCGGGTTACAACCTTGGGGTTTGAAATTTCCGCCATTGTTACTCCAATTGGTCCAGTCCTTCACGTCTTTTAAGACAATATGTAGGTTGGCAGAACAATTACCAGATTGGGTAGAACCTTGTATTAATGCCGTTCCATCATCAAATTCTGTAAAGCTCAGGCTGTGGGTAGCGTTCTGAGAAAAGAATTCTGAACCAGGAACCGCTAACCGCATTTCGTCCCAATAGAAATTATAGAAAGGAGCATCGCCCGGAGTGCAATAATCAATATCCAGTACTTCACAACTTTCTGATACAGAATCACCTGAAACTTTAATAGTGATAATAACAGTATCATCAGGGCAACTATTGCCACTATTTACGGTATAGGTAATAGGGTAATTGCCATTAGCTAATCCTGTAGTATCAAACGTGTTTCCACTAACTCCTGGGCCGCTAAAAGTGCCTCCGGGTTGGCTTACTAAGCTTAAAAGGTGAACAATGGTACCCTCAAAAACAGAGGTGTCATTATCTATACCTGCGTTTGGTTCTTCATCAATAGTTATATCTACCATATCAACAAGTGCCTCGCAAGGACCGTCTCCGTCTGGATCATCTGTAGTCCAGGTTAAAGTGATTGTAGTGCCTGCTTCTGTAGCATCTGGGGTATACGTACTATTTTGTGCCGTGGCATCAGAGAATGTTCCTAATCCTCCACTCCATATTCCAGAACCGCTGGCTGTAGCCGTTAATGTTATGGCCTTGTTTCCGCATACAATTTGGTCGGCTCCTGCATTGGCCGTAACACTAGTTTCACAACTGTTACTACCTCCATCGTTTGCGGTTATGGTTACCGTTGCGGTAGAGGGTATCCCTATCCAATCAGGGTTGTCACTAGTAAGGGTTTGTGTAAATGTTTCATCTCCCTCTGGAAGGTCATCCTCAAGAATGAGTACAGTAATATGCTTGGGAGTAATGTTGCCGTCAGGCCAGTGAAGAGGAACTAGTCCGGCTGTAGAAGTATAGTCTACTGCAGCGGTTGCCGTTCCTTCAAACATTTGAAAATCCACATCAATAGCACCTTTGCTACCACCGACCCTTTGGATGATAAGGGTAATTGACCCAGCGTCTTCTGTAACCGTATATGCTGCTTGGGCATATTGTATTTTTCCTGGGGAGTCGCTATCTATTATGGTCACCGTTGCTGTTGAATTTATTCCGACCCAAGCCGGGTTGGTGCTGGCGATTGTCATGGTGAACGTTTCGTCTCCCTCAATAAAATCGTCCATGGAAATGGGCAGGGTCACCGTTTTAGGATTTGTATTCCCATCTGCCCATGTAATAGTGAGCGGCGATGGTATTCCTGAGTAGTCGTCCCCTAGCGTGGCCGTTCCGTCAAAAGTCTGTATGTCAACAGCGATTTCGCCGTTGCTACTCCCGACTCTTTCGATGGTCAATGTAATAGTCCCTGCATCCTCATCCACTAGATAATCGGCTTGCTCGAACTGGATGTTTCCCGGTGGCACGTCGGTTATGGTCACCGTTGCTGTTGAATTTGTTCCGACCCAAGCCGGGTTGGTGCTGGCGATTGTCATGGTGAACGTTTCGTCTCCCTCAATAAAATCGTCCATGGAAATGGGCAGGGTCACCGTTTTAGGATTTGTATTCCCATCTGCCCATGTAATAGTGAGCGGCGATGGTATTCCTGAGTAGTCGTCCCCTAGCGTGGCCGTTCCGTCAAAGGTCTGTATGTCAACAGCGATTTCGCCATTGCTACTCCCGACCCTTTCGATGGTCAATGTAATAGTCCCTGCATCCTCATCCACTAGATAATCGGCTTGCTCGAACTGGATGTTTCCCGGTGGCACGTCGGTTATGGTCACCGTTGCTATTGAATTTGTTCCGACCCAAGCCGGGTTGGTGCTGGCGATTGTCATGGTGAACGTTTCGTCTCCCTCAATAAAATCGTCCATGGAAATGGGCAGGGTCACCGTTTTAGGATTTGTATTCCCATCTGCCCATGTAATAGTGAGCGGCGATGGTATTCCTGAGTAGTCGTCCCCTAGCGTGGCCGTTCCGTCAAAAGTCTGTATGTCAACAGCGATTTCGCCGTTGCTACCTCCGACCCGCTCTAACGAAAGGGTGACATTGTTACCCTCTGTACCAGAATAAGTGACCTCGGAAAATTTTACTTGGCCATCTTGAGCGAAACCTGAAGTTATCATAAGAACCCCACCAAAAAACAATAAAAACCTTTTAAAAGTCGAGTTTTGATGTGCTCGTTTATATAGTTGTGCTAGAATGGGCTTACGAAAGAGTAGAAGAGTAGAGTTCACCATAAGTACAGTTTTTTGGTTTAATAAATTAATGACCTAAAATATTAAAGGTTAGCATTGTACAGGGGAAGTAAATGTGTTTGTTAACTACAGGGGAACAATTAAATGAGAGGGGAACATTTCAAAGTATGAAATCATTTCCGTAGAACTAGCTTAGTTGTATGGATTGCACCATATTTTGTATAATTAACACGGTAGCTTTTGTGAAGCGGGTAAATAAAGGCTTAGTTGCAGTCCTATAACTTAGGTGTGTACTGCTTTATGATCTCTCTTTGAATTGTTTAATCGTATTTTTCTTAACTTGTGCTTCCCTCGGATAATAATTTGATATTCAATTAAATGGGTATGTCTAAAAATTTATCTAAAGGGAGTAAGGCAACACCATCGCAGGGTGGATTGATAGATAAACTCAGGAAAGAAATTGAGTTAAATCTAAATAACGACCAATTCGGGGTAGATAGTCTTGCGCAGGCCGTGGGCATGAGTAGATCTAGTCTACACCGAAAACTACATAAGGTATTAGGTATTTCCACAAGTCAGTTTATAAGAGAGTATAGATTAAAACGAGCTCTAAAAATTCTTCAGGAAGAAGATATCACGGCTTCGGAAACGGCGTATAGAGTAGGATTTAGCAGTGCCACCTATTTTAATACTTGCTTTCATAAGTACCATGGGTATACGCCAGGTGAGGTGAAATCTAAAAGTACTGAGGAAATAGAAAAGGTTTTTGTTGAACAAAGTACTCCAATCGATAGAGATGGTTCTAAAAAAAGAATGCTGTGGGTAGCAATGTCCGTTATTGTTTTATGTGCAGTAGTTTTCTATTTCTATGATTCTGCTGCAAAGGAAAATAAGGATACAATTACTCTTAGGAAACCGGCCAATGAGAAATCAATCGTGGTACTTCCTTTTAAAAATTTGACGGGAGATACCGATTTAGAATATGTAAGCGATGGAATGACCGATGCCGTCATATCAGGACTTACCAAAATCACTAACATCGATAAGGTAATCCCATTTTCATCGGTGTTAAACTATAAGGATACCAAAAAGACCCCAAACGAGATTGCATCCGAACTTGGGGTAGCAAGACTTTTGCAAGGCAATCTCCAAATTTCGGGTAACCAGATTAAAATCAATCTACAATTGATCGATATGAATTCAAATGACCACCTATGGTCCGAAGAGTTTATGAAAGAATGGAAAAGCGACGAGATTTTTGAGCTACAGAACGAAGTGGTAGAAGACATCGCCAAGGTTATGAACGTGGGAATTGCCGATGATGAACTGGAAGCCCTCCAAAGGATACCTACGGAAAACAAACAAGCCTATTCCTATTATCTTCAAGCGGAATTTCAACGTAACAAATTAACTGAGGCTACATTTAAACTTGCCATGCCTCTTTATGAAAGAGCCATTGCCCTAGATTCGAATTTTGTAGATGCATACAATGGTCTAGCCAGAATGTGGAATAGAGGAGGAATGGTCTGGGGTATTTATGACGAACAGCTGGCTTGGAAAAACGCCAAGTACCTTTTAGAAAAGGCCTTGGAAATCGACCCGTCTAACCAAGAGGTTGAAGTAGAATTGAACACTGGATATTTTTATTTTGATTGGAATTTTGAACGGGTAGAAGAATTCTATCAAAAAAAATCTAAAGATTATCCGTACAGCCTCACGCCAATGATCAACACTGATTATGCCATAAAAACCGGAAAGTATATAGAAGTTATTGAAGGTGTCAACGAACACTTGTTACGCGACCCTTCTATAATAGGTTTTCTTTTCTGTTTTAAAACAGAGGCTTTAATGTTTTTAGGTAAAACGCGTGAAGCTATTGACTTATTAAATAGAATGAACGTAAGGCACAGTCATGATTGGTTCTATCTAAGGGAATCGGCAAAGCAATATTTCTATTTGGGTGAACATGAAAAATCAAAAACTCAGCTGAAAAAAATATTCAATCAATTTCCCGATTATCCTCCGCTTCTTATGTGGCTGAACGCGGTTTTTGCTCAAATAGATGGAAATACGGAAGCGACTAGCAAACATCTGGCTGAATTACATGCTAAATATGAGAATGGATCGTCCGGCAGCCCGGCTTGGTTTATAGCCCTTTATTATGCCCATACAAAAGATTATGAGAGCACTTTTGAGTGGCTTCAGAAATCGTATGATAGACATGAAGTAGAGATGACTTGGCTTCGTGAAGAACCATTGTTGGCCCCTATTAGAAACGATTCCAGATATAAGGACCTCTACGAAAATGTGGGGTTTTCTAGTATTGGTTTGCCCATAAAATCTTCTTTAAAAAATTAGTATTGAGTAAATTTGGTTTACATTGACTTTTTTCGATAACATCATTGTATTCTTTCTATGAGGAAAACAAAAAGCCCCGTCTAGAACACTATAGATCATACACTTCGTAATATTTTACCTAACTTATACCCCCTCGTGCAGATACATGTCAGGTAATGTAAAAGACAAAAATATATCTATGGGGATTCAGGAAAAATCGTCGCAAGAAACACTGGTCGATAAACTTTCGAGAGAA
This genomic interval from Zobellia roscoffensis contains the following:
- a CDS encoding helix-turn-helix domain-containing protein, which codes for MSKNLSKGSKATPSQGGLIDKLRKEIELNLNNDQFGVDSLAQAVGMSRSSLHRKLHKVLGISTSQFIREYRLKRALKILQEEDITASETAYRVGFSSATYFNTCFHKYHGYTPGEVKSKSTEEIEKVFVEQSTPIDRDGSKKRMLWVAMSVIVLCAVVFYFYDSAAKENKDTITLRKPANEKSIVVLPFKNLTGDTDLEYVSDGMTDAVISGLTKITNIDKVIPFSSVLNYKDTKKTPNEIASELGVARLLQGNLQISGNQIKINLQLIDMNSNDHLWSEEFMKEWKSDEIFELQNEVVEDIAKVMNVGIADDELEALQRIPTENKQAYSYYLQAEFQRNKLTEATFKLAMPLYERAIALDSNFVDAYNGLARMWNRGGMVWGIYDEQLAWKNAKYLLEKALEIDPSNQEVEVELNTGYFYFDWNFERVEEFYQKKSKDYPYSLTPMINTDYAIKTGKYIEVIEGVNEHLLRDPSIIGFLFCFKTEALMFLGKTREAIDLLNRMNVRHSHDWFYLRESAKQYFYLGEHEKSKTQLKKIFNQFPDYPPLLMWLNAVFAQIDGNTEATSKHLAELHAKYENGSSGSPAWFIALYYAHTKDYESTFEWLQKSYDRHEVEMTWLREEPLLAPIRNDSRYKDLYENVGFSSIGLPIKSSLKN
- a CDS encoding Calx-beta domain-containing protein; this encodes MVNSTLLLFRKPILAQLYKRAHQNSTFKRFLLFFGGVLMITSGFAQDGQVKFSEVTYSGTEGNNVTLSLERVGGSNGEIAVDIQTFDGTATLGDDYSGIPSPLTITWADGNTNPKTVTLPISMDDFIEGDETFTMTIASTNPAWVGTNSIATVTITDVPPGNIQFEQADYLVDEDAGTITLTIERVGSSNGEIAVDIQTFDGTATLGDDYSGIPSPLTITWADGNTNPKTVTLPISMDDFIEGDETFTMTIASTNPAWVGTNSTATVTITDVPPGNIQFEQADYLVDEDAGTITLTIERVGSSNGEIAVDIQTFDGTATLGDDYSGIPSPLTITWADGNTNPKTVTLPISMDDFIEGDETFTMTIASTNPAWVGINSTATVTIIDSDSPGKIQYAQAAYTVTEDAGSITLIIQRVGGSKGAIDVDFQMFEGTATAAVDYTSTAGLVPLHWPDGNITPKHITVLILEDDLPEGDETFTQTLTSDNPDWIGIPSTATVTITANDGGSNSCETSVTANAGADQIVCGNKAITLTATASGSGIWSGGLGTFSDATAQNSTYTPDATEAGTTITLTWTTDDPDGDGPCEALVDMVDITIDEEPNAGIDNDTSVFEGTIVHLLSLVSQPGGTFSGPGVSGNTFDTTGLANGNYPITYTVNSGNSCPDDTVIITIKVSGDSVSESCEVLDIDYCTPGDAPFYNFYWDEMRLAVPGSEFFSQNATHSLSFTEFDDGTALIQGSTQSGNCSANLHIVLKDVKDWTNWSNNGGNFKPQGCNPGALVKENLRYYVIDATKSSITTTGGNCLEEGTYKVHQRPDPNDASTPNLGVHVGPGGALYDTDTAAEGIAGWAWMGPLSDKYRWKIDFNFHIKCNEDPVDGSEEVCDGIDNDLDGHIDEGFDSDSDGVADCYDTCDGGDDTADSDGDGTPDHCDDCDDTMDTDGDGIPDCNDTEECDGLDNDGDGEIDEGFDSDSDGVADCYDVCDGGDDSADSDGDGKPDHCDDCDDTMDTDGDGIPDCNDTEECDGLDNDGDGEIDEGFDSDSDGVADCYDVCDGGDDSADSDGDGKPDHCDDCDDTMDTDGDGIPDCNDTEECDGLDNDGDGEIDEGFDSDSDGVADCYDVCDGGDDSADSDGDGKPDCNDTEECDGLDNDGDGEIDEGFDSDSDGVADCYDVCDGGDDSADSDGDGKPDHCDDCDDTTDTDGDGIPDCNDTEECDGLDNDGDGEIDEGLNCKTPTNKTPNKTVLRTYHKSYEGSIKLDIDIPYDATLNVQFFDLSGKLVMKKSAGSVTSGNNLLQIEIHDLATKVHIMVIDTGKEVIRKKVYFHK